One Sanguibacter keddieii DSM 10542 genomic window carries:
- a CDS encoding FecCD family ABC transporter permease has translation MTPGRDVVEAGGSASAAPTVASRRSAAPPTVDFGRRLLRLETAGLSALVPVRGVVVCAALVAVILVAGVTSMTVGAYDVGLGDVLRALLGPSVDADVRQVVVEWRLPRVLFAVLCGAALALSGGIFQSLTRNPLGSPDIIGFGVGAQFGVTLTMLVLGLNTYTYKAAGALVGGLATALLVYALATKGSVSSFRLIIVGIGVSAGLGSLTSWILVSVSVEEAMMAATWGAGSLASLGFDQLVPAAVVLVVAVLAALPLTRALPVLEMGDDAATALGISPGRTRLGAMVVGVLLVALVTAAAGPISFIALAAPQICQRLTRSSTPMGTVSVMLTGAALVVVSDTVAQLLAVPVGVVTVSVGGLYLVWLLAGQYARRV, from the coding sequence GTGACGCCCGGACGCGACGTGGTCGAGGCCGGCGGGTCCGCTTCGGCTGCACCCACGGTCGCCTCTCGACGGTCCGCAGCACCACCGACCGTCGACTTCGGACGACGGCTCCTGCGTCTCGAGACCGCCGGGCTCTCCGCGCTCGTCCCTGTCCGCGGGGTCGTCGTGTGCGCTGCGCTCGTGGCGGTCATCCTCGTGGCCGGGGTGACCTCGATGACCGTCGGTGCCTACGACGTCGGCCTCGGCGACGTCCTCCGGGCGCTCCTCGGCCCGTCGGTCGACGCAGACGTGCGCCAGGTGGTCGTCGAGTGGCGGCTCCCGCGTGTCCTCTTCGCCGTGCTGTGCGGGGCGGCGCTCGCGCTGTCGGGCGGGATCTTCCAGTCCCTCACCCGCAACCCGCTCGGCTCGCCCGACATCATCGGCTTCGGTGTCGGCGCCCAGTTCGGGGTGACGCTCACCATGCTGGTCCTCGGGCTCAACACCTACACGTACAAGGCCGCCGGGGCGCTCGTGGGCGGTCTGGCGACCGCGCTGCTCGTGTACGCCCTCGCGACCAAGGGGTCGGTCTCGTCGTTCCGGCTGATCATCGTCGGCATCGGGGTCTCGGCCGGCCTCGGCTCGCTCACCTCGTGGATCCTCGTGTCGGTCAGCGTCGAGGAAGCCATGATGGCGGCCACGTGGGGAGCCGGGTCGCTCGCCTCTCTCGGCTTCGACCAGCTGGTCCCCGCTGCGGTGGTGCTCGTCGTCGCGGTGCTGGCGGCCCTGCCGCTCACCCGTGCGCTCCCCGTCCTGGAGATGGGGGACGACGCCGCGACGGCCCTCGGCATCAGCCCAGGCCGGACCCGGCTCGGCGCGATGGTCGTCGGCGTCCTGCTCGTCGCCCTCGTCACCGCCGCGGCCGGACCCATCTCGTTCATCGCGCTCGCCGCCCCGCAGATCTGCCAGCGGCTCACCCGCTCCAGCACCCCCATGGGCACGGTCTCCGTGATGCTCACCGGCGCAGCACTCGTGGTCGTCTCCGACACCGTCGCGCAGCTCCTGGCCGTCCCCGTCGGCGTCGTCACCGTGTCCGTCGGCGGTCTCTACCTGGTGTGGCTGCTCGCCGGTCAGTACGCACGGCGGGTGTGA
- a CDS encoding FecCD family ABC transporter permease: protein MTPSLHPAAPSPAQPGAGVAVPTGVAVPTGVAVPTVGTGPAQPDPDEGSRRSGLRRRTAVLTAGLVVVAALVLLAGIASLAVGARPIAPTTVVRALLAYDDADPLHLMVRELRVPRTVLAIVVGAALAVCGALIQAFTRNPLADPGILGVNAGASFAVTFAVGVLGLTAPGSYVPFALLGALALTLLVYLLGSFGRSGATPMKLTLAGVALGATFTGLTTAIVLRDQSTLQVMRFWGVGSVGGRTLDQLTWALPLVAAGLVLALVCARSLNALALGDDLAHSLGARVVTVRLLVVVSVTLLAGTSVAAAGPIAFVGIMIPHAVRWFTGPDQRWVIAYSMLVGPVFLLLADVLGRVVLPSGELRVGIVTGILGAPVLVALVRRRQVSEL, encoded by the coding sequence GTGACACCGAGCCTGCACCCAGCGGCCCCGTCCCCGGCACAGCCGGGGGCGGGCGTCGCCGTGCCCACGGGCGTCGCCGTGCCCACGGGCGTCGCCGTGCCCACGGTCGGGACAGGGCCAGCCCAGCCCGACCCCGACGAGGGCTCTCGCCGCAGCGGTCTTCGCCGCCGGACCGCGGTGCTCACCGCCGGTCTGGTCGTGGTCGCCGCGCTCGTCCTGCTCGCCGGGATCGCCTCGCTCGCCGTCGGCGCCCGCCCGATCGCCCCGACCACCGTGGTGCGGGCACTCCTCGCCTACGACGACGCCGACCCGCTGCACCTCATGGTCCGCGAGCTCCGGGTCCCCCGGACCGTCCTCGCGATCGTCGTCGGTGCAGCGCTGGCCGTCTGCGGCGCGCTCATCCAGGCCTTCACCCGCAACCCCCTCGCCGACCCCGGGATCCTCGGGGTCAACGCGGGGGCGTCCTTCGCGGTGACCTTCGCCGTGGGTGTCCTCGGCCTGACCGCGCCGGGCTCCTACGTCCCCTTCGCGCTGCTCGGCGCGCTGGCCCTCACGCTGCTCGTGTACCTGCTCGGGTCCTTCGGCAGGTCCGGGGCCACCCCGATGAAGCTCACCCTCGCGGGCGTCGCCCTCGGCGCGACCTTCACGGGGCTGACCACCGCCATCGTGCTCCGCGACCAGAGCACCCTCCAGGTGATGCGGTTCTGGGGCGTCGGGTCGGTCGGCGGGCGCACCCTCGACCAGCTGACCTGGGCTCTGCCGCTCGTGGCCGCCGGGCTGGTGCTCGCCCTCGTGTGCGCGCGGTCGCTGAACGCCCTCGCGCTCGGCGACGACCTGGCGCACTCCCTCGGGGCCCGCGTCGTCACGGTCCGTCTGCTCGTGGTGGTCTCGGTGACCCTGCTCGCCGGGACGAGCGTCGCCGCGGCGGGCCCCATCGCCTTCGTCGGCATCATGATCCCGCACGCGGTCCGCTGGTTCACCGGCCCCGACCAGCGGTGGGTCATCGCCTACTCGATGCTCGTCGGCCCGGTCTTCCTGCTGCTCGCCGACGTCCTGGGACGCGTCGTCCTGCCCAGCGGTGAGCTCCGCGTCGGCATCGTCACCGGGATCCTCGGGGCGCCCGTCCTCGTCGCGCTCGTGCGCCGCAGGCAGGTGAGCGAGCTGTGA
- a CDS encoding iron-siderophore ABC transporter substrate-binding protein, with translation MPHALARPTTRRATALAALVVAAVLTVTGCSTSTPTGEAAAPTSTTTDGVVVEHAHGSTTIPEKPERIVALSWMTPDIVAALGVNPVGMEKVWGAGDSGFQPWFEEFVTAEYGSTPEIIPYTEAGPNYEAIKALDPDLILGLYSGITDIEYERLSEIAPTVPYIEGPWNPSTWQDMTRTVGKAMWEDEKAEELIAETEGKIAALADEHPEFDGKTFVWGLTLNEGGTDLGVYLEYDPRVRITEALGFTSTSAMDGFLSTAEGDNWYTGVSLENLYDVPADLFVAWGSSAAEGTYTVENPIVSRWDPVAADSYVIYADEAKASAISAPTVLSLDYVLPTYVEDLAAALEGDPTVSGE, from the coding sequence ATGCCGCACGCCCTCGCGCGCCCGACGACCCGGCGAGCCACCGCGCTCGCCGCCCTGGTCGTCGCCGCCGTCCTCACCGTCACCGGCTGCTCGACGTCCACGCCGACCGGAGAGGCCGCTGCGCCGACGAGCACCACGACCGACGGCGTGGTGGTCGAGCACGCCCACGGGTCGACCACCATCCCCGAGAAGCCCGAGCGCATCGTGGCCCTCAGCTGGATGACCCCCGACATCGTCGCCGCGCTCGGCGTGAACCCCGTCGGCATGGAGAAGGTCTGGGGCGCCGGCGACAGCGGCTTCCAGCCGTGGTTCGAGGAGTTCGTCACCGCCGAGTACGGCAGCACGCCCGAGATCATCCCGTACACCGAGGCCGGCCCCAACTACGAGGCCATCAAGGCGCTCGACCCCGACCTCATCCTCGGCCTGTACTCCGGCATCACCGACATCGAGTACGAGCGCCTGAGCGAGATCGCCCCCACCGTCCCGTACATCGAGGGACCGTGGAACCCGAGCACCTGGCAGGACATGACCCGCACCGTCGGCAAGGCGATGTGGGAGGACGAGAAGGCCGAAGAGCTCATCGCCGAGACCGAGGGGAAGATCGCGGCCCTCGCCGACGAGCACCCCGAGTTCGACGGCAAGACCTTCGTGTGGGGCCTCACCCTCAACGAGGGCGGCACCGACCTCGGCGTCTACCTCGAGTACGACCCCCGCGTCCGCATCACCGAGGCCCTCGGCTTCACCTCGACGTCGGCCATGGACGGGTTCCTGTCCACCGCCGAGGGCGACAACTGGTACACCGGCGTGAGCCTGGAGAACCTCTACGACGTGCCCGCCGACCTCTTCGTGGCCTGGGGGAGCAGCGCTGCCGAGGGCACCTACACGGTCGAGAACCCGATCGTGTCGCGCTGGGACCCGGTCGCGGCGGACTCCTACGTCATCTACGCCGACGAGGCCAAGGCCTCGGCCATCAGCGCACCGACCGTCCTCTCGCTCGACTACGTCCTGCCCACCTACGTCGAGGACCTCGCAGCCGCGCTCGAGGGCGACCCCACCGTCTCGGGCGAGTGA
- a CDS encoding helix-turn-helix transcriptional regulator — translation MSPYRQADWDAARAHPSTVEEPYLMTTGVVVADQGVSRPLAAPHSHPDAMLAWCYRGTVWVYLQDAVWRLAPGQGIWVPAGTPHTSRHEPGSTGCYTYLPDAALVAPVATITRVLVARAVQEMLLHLGADDMDDGLRVRIQAVILEMLQQPSLQASDGWGEVPLPADERLRPLVQAVLADPGDPRTARELFDAHGLHERTVLRVLQRDVGMTFARWRAGVRMTQAARMLVDGTPVGLVAHRTGYGTTSAFSAAFKQRFGMTPREHVARVRANPAHHLYWR, via the coding sequence GTGAGCCCCTACCGCCAGGCCGACTGGGACGCCGCCCGGGCGCACCCCTCCACGGTCGAGGAGCCGTACCTCATGACCACGGGGGTGGTGGTCGCCGACCAGGGCGTCTCGCGCCCGCTCGCCGCGCCGCACAGCCACCCGGACGCGATGCTCGCGTGGTGCTACCGCGGCACGGTCTGGGTCTACCTGCAGGACGCGGTCTGGCGTCTGGCGCCCGGGCAGGGGATCTGGGTGCCCGCGGGCACCCCGCACACCTCGCGCCACGAGCCGGGGTCGACCGGCTGCTACACCTACCTGCCCGACGCGGCGCTCGTCGCCCCGGTCGCCACGATCACCCGGGTGCTCGTGGCGCGCGCCGTCCAGGAGATGCTGCTGCACCTCGGCGCGGACGACATGGACGACGGTCTGCGGGTGCGGATCCAGGCGGTGATCCTCGAGATGCTCCAGCAGCCGTCCCTGCAGGCCTCGGACGGGTGGGGCGAGGTGCCGCTGCCAGCGGACGAGCGCCTGCGGCCCCTGGTCCAGGCGGTCCTGGCCGACCCGGGCGACCCGCGGACCGCCCGGGAGCTGTTCGACGCGCACGGGCTCCACGAGCGCACCGTGCTCCGGGTGCTCCAGCGCGACGTGGGCATGACCTTCGCGCGGTGGCGCGCTGGTGTGCGGATGACGCAGGCGGCCCGGATGCTCGTCGACGGGACGCCCGTCGGGCTCGTGGCGCACCGGACCGGGTACGGGACGACCAGCGCCTTCTCCGCGGCCTTCAAGCAGCGGTTCGGCATGACGCCCCGCGAGCACGTGGCGCGCGTGCGCGCGAACCCCGCGCACCACCTGTACTGGCGCTGA
- a CDS encoding ATP-binding protein, with amino-acid sequence MVFVPAARPPQHYERVQEWTLESAADVSRVRTEIADCAAGTGDWDPDVPEVLDRLVLVCSELASNALIHARPPVCVGLETSPSRFLVDVSDDVLSTSPVLEHRPDDGDGGLGLTLTSALASSSGWYVSGGRKHVWATFIKRAAVPVGTVPQGDAGGR; translated from the coding sequence ATGGTCTTCGTCCCTGCCGCCAGGCCACCCCAGCACTACGAGCGCGTCCAGGAGTGGACGCTCGAGTCGGCCGCCGACGTGAGTCGCGTGCGCACCGAGATCGCGGACTGCGCCGCGGGGACCGGCGACTGGGACCCTGATGTGCCCGAGGTGCTCGACCGCCTCGTCCTGGTGTGCAGCGAGCTCGCCTCGAACGCCCTCATCCACGCCCGGCCGCCGGTGTGCGTCGGTCTCGAGACGTCGCCCTCGAGGTTCCTCGTGGACGTCTCCGACGACGTCCTGAGCACGTCGCCCGTCCTCGAGCACCGGCCCGACGACGGAGACGGGGGTCTGGGGCTGACCCTCACGTCGGCCCTGGCGTCGTCGTCCGGCTGGTACGTGTCCGGCGGGCGCAAGCACGTCTGGGCCACCTTCATCAAGCGTGCGGCGGTGCCGGTCGGCACGGTGCCCCAGGGCGACGCCGGGGGACGATGA
- a CDS encoding MFS transporter, whose translation MSSRTAAGATPSPRTVPDVAVRRARVAVAVLFFTNGAIFANLLPRYPEIKASLDLTNGAFGAAVAAMPLGALVAGLSAGALIRRFGSARVAVTGTMMLGLSLIIAGAAPAWAVLAVGLFIAGAMDAITDVAQNSHGLWVQRLYRRSILNSFHAVWSIGAVSGGIMGAAIAEAGVSTTVHMVISAGLFAVAALLAYRWLLRGPEPRDVEADPVSALPGADQVADAPSTAKPAPQVSMSFALRWGILLALVVIAAAGGVVEDAGSSWAAIYLTGTFGTTAFVASLGFISLQGMQFVGRLLGDRLVDRFGQRAVARTGGVIVFVGTGAALAFPSTVGTIVGFGLAGFGVATLIPAAMHAADQLPGFAPGTGLTIVGWLLRLGFLGAPPLVGAVADASSLRVGLLVLPLAGLLVVVFAQVLSTRQPAGPAEPLEPADEPAAEPAGESSPPA comes from the coding sequence GTGAGCTCACGTACCGCCGCAGGGGCCACCCCCTCGCCGCGCACCGTCCCCGACGTCGCCGTCCGCCGGGCGAGGGTCGCCGTCGCCGTCCTGTTCTTCACCAACGGGGCGATCTTCGCCAACCTGCTCCCGAGGTACCCGGAGATCAAGGCCAGCCTCGACCTGACGAACGGGGCCTTCGGGGCGGCCGTGGCGGCCATGCCGCTCGGTGCGCTCGTCGCCGGCCTCTCGGCCGGCGCGCTCATCCGGCGCTTCGGCTCGGCGCGCGTCGCGGTGACCGGGACGATGATGCTCGGGTTGAGCCTCATCATCGCCGGTGCCGCTCCGGCGTGGGCTGTCCTCGCTGTCGGTCTGTTCATCGCCGGAGCGATGGACGCGATCACCGACGTCGCGCAGAACTCGCACGGCCTGTGGGTGCAGCGCCTCTACCGCCGCTCGATCCTCAACTCCTTCCACGCGGTGTGGAGCATCGGGGCCGTGTCCGGCGGCATCATGGGCGCGGCGATCGCCGAGGCCGGTGTCTCGACGACGGTCCACATGGTGATCTCTGCGGGGCTCTTCGCGGTCGCGGCGCTCCTCGCCTACCGCTGGCTGCTGCGCGGCCCGGAGCCTCGCGACGTCGAGGCAGACCCGGTGAGCGCGTTGCCCGGAGCCGACCAGGTGGCTGACGCCCCCTCGACGGCGAAGCCCGCGCCGCAGGTCTCCATGTCCTTCGCGCTGCGCTGGGGCATCCTGCTCGCCCTCGTGGTCATCGCCGCCGCGGGTGGCGTGGTCGAGGACGCCGGCAGCTCCTGGGCGGCCATCTACCTCACGGGCACCTTCGGGACGACGGCCTTCGTGGCGAGCCTCGGCTTCATCTCCCTCCAGGGCATGCAGTTCGTCGGGCGCCTCCTGGGCGACCGCCTGGTCGACAGGTTCGGCCAGCGCGCCGTGGCGCGCACCGGTGGCGTCATCGTCTTCGTGGGCACCGGCGCGGCGCTCGCCTTCCCCTCGACCGTGGGGACGATCGTCGGCTTCGGGCTGGCAGGGTTCGGCGTCGCGACGCTCATCCCGGCGGCCATGCACGCCGCCGACCAGCTGCCCGGCTTCGCCCCCGGCACCGGACTGACGATCGTCGGCTGGCTGCTGCGGCTCGGGTTCCTCGGGGCGCCCCCGCTCGTCGGGGCCGTCGCCGACGCGAGCTCGCTGCGCGTCGGCCTGCTCGTGCTGCCGCTGGCCGGCCTGCTCGTCGTCGTGTTCGCCCAGGTGCTCTCGACCCGTCAGCCTGCAGGGCCCGCCGAGCCTCTCGAGCCTGCGGACGAGCCGGCCGCCGAGCCGGCGGGAGAGTCGTCGCCACCGGCGTGA
- a CDS encoding LacI family DNA-binding transcriptional regulator: MNVHEGIREVFEQASTHDDGETTMSHETARRATIRDVAAAAGVSAQTVSRVINGSTHVNPGTRAQVTRSIAELGYTPDVAAQNLARLKRSSSLGSTS, encoded by the coding sequence GTGAACGTTCACGAGGGGATCCGCGAGGTCTTCGAGCAGGCCTCCACGCACGACGACGGAGAGACGACGATGTCCCACGAGACAGCACGACGGGCGACCATCCGGGACGTCGCCGCAGCCGCCGGGGTGTCGGCCCAGACCGTGTCCCGGGTGATCAACGGGTCGACGCACGTGAACCCCGGGACGCGGGCCCAGGTGACGCGCAGCATCGCCGAGCTCGGGTACACCCCGGACGTCGCCGCGCAGAACCTCGCACGTCTGAAGCGCTCCTCCTCGCTAGGCTCGACCTCGTGA
- a CDS encoding LacI family DNA-binding transcriptional regulator, with amino-acid sequence MPRPRTTTILDVARDAGVSRQTVTRALNDMPGIAPATRDRVVAAARALGYRPNRAAQSLVKGAGTTVGLLVESLRNPYYSELASELSRAAAARGWGLILCDVGYGSDRDARLSPLLRRVDALVGCLPAGATADVDVPFVAIDNPDETVGDATVWIDHEVGVRAALQHLVATGRRHVAMIDSGPEPSTRCLAYRAFLAEAGLAWSERSEVRVEESHDGGIAAAVELLDRDLAMDAVLAFNDVLAVGAMKGMAQAGRRVPDDVAVVGMDGLDLGGLVTPELTTAATDRGVIATAALELVDALLVGGEERPGGPAESAGRSEAPGPPETSAAARPRRTIVPHLVVRASA; translated from the coding sequence GTGCCCAGACCCCGGACGACGACCATCCTCGACGTCGCGCGCGACGCCGGGGTCTCCCGCCAGACGGTCACGCGGGCGCTCAACGACATGCCCGGCATCGCCCCGGCGACCCGCGACCGCGTCGTGGCAGCAGCCCGGGCCCTGGGCTACCGCCCCAACCGCGCCGCCCAGAGCCTCGTCAAGGGGGCGGGCACCACGGTCGGGCTGCTCGTCGAGAGCCTGCGCAACCCCTACTACTCCGAGCTCGCCTCCGAGCTGAGCCGCGCCGCCGCCGCACGCGGCTGGGGCCTCATCCTCTGCGACGTCGGCTACGGCTCCGACCGGGACGCCCGCCTCTCTCCCCTGCTTCGCCGCGTCGACGCCCTCGTCGGCTGCCTGCCCGCGGGCGCCACCGCCGACGTCGACGTGCCCTTCGTCGCGATCGACAACCCGGACGAGACCGTCGGCGACGCGACCGTCTGGATCGACCACGAGGTGGGCGTCCGCGCAGCCCTCCAGCACCTCGTCGCGACCGGCCGCCGGCACGTCGCGATGATCGACTCCGGTCCCGAGCCGTCGACCCGCTGCCTCGCCTACCGGGCGTTCCTAGCCGAGGCCGGTCTGGCGTGGAGCGAGCGGTCCGAGGTGCGGGTCGAGGAGTCGCACGACGGCGGCATCGCCGCAGCCGTGGAGCTGCTCGACCGCGACCTCGCGATGGACGCCGTGCTCGCCTTCAACGACGTGCTCGCCGTCGGCGCGATGAAGGGCATGGCGCAGGCCGGTCGACGCGTGCCGGACGACGTGGCCGTGGTCGGCATGGACGGCCTCGACCTCGGCGGGCTCGTCACCCCCGAGCTCACGACGGCCGCGACCGACCGCGGGGTCATCGCGACCGCAGCGCTCGAGCTCGTCGACGCGCTGCTGGTCGGCGGCGAGGAACGCCCGGGCGGGCCGGCTGAGAGCGCGGGCCGGTCCGAGGCCCCTGGCCCCCCGGAGACCTCGGCCGCGGCACGACCGAGGAGGACGATCGTGCCGCACCTCGTGGTGCGGGCGTCGGCGTAG
- a CDS encoding DoxX family protein: MPRPLQLVIAARVVRRLRRDRTGGEAAAAPKAPSAAPALSLAATLAATGVLHLAKPGPYDRLIPKVLGRPRPWTIGSGIAELGCAAALALPATRRAGSLATAVLVVTVFPGNITAALRARRSRIRSGAERPDAKEIAAWARLPFQLPLLAWALAAGRSATREG, from the coding sequence ATGCCCAGGCCACTGCAGCTCGTCATCGCCGCCCGCGTCGTCCGCCGCCTCCGTCGCGACCGCACCGGGGGCGAGGCTGCAGCAGCCCCGAAGGCGCCGAGCGCCGCGCCCGCCCTGTCGCTCGCGGCGACCCTCGCCGCGACCGGCGTCCTGCACCTCGCCAAGCCCGGCCCCTACGACCGCCTCATCCCGAAGGTGCTCGGCAGGCCACGGCCCTGGACCATCGGCTCCGGCATCGCCGAGCTCGGCTGCGCCGCAGCCCTCGCGCTGCCCGCCACCCGTCGCGCAGGGTCTCTGGCGACGGCCGTGCTCGTCGTCACGGTCTTCCCCGGCAACATCACCGCGGCGCTCCGCGCCCGCCGGTCGCGCATCCGCTCGGGCGCCGAGCGCCCGGACGCCAAGGAGATCGCGGCCTGGGCGCGCCTGCCCTTCCAGCTCCCGCTCCTCGCCTGGGCGCTCGCGGCAGGACGGTCGGCGACACGCGAGGGCTGA
- the map gene encoding type I methionyl aminopeptidase, which yields MIEILTPAEVARGRETGALVGHILHTLKGRSTVGTNLLDIDRWAKEMILGAGAVSCYVDYAPSFGRGPFGHYICTAVNDAVLHGMPHDYTLADGDLLTLDLAVILDGIAADAAISFVVGQTQPAESLALIDATERALAAGIAAANPGARIGDISHAIGTVLEEAGYPVNTEFGGHGIGSTMHQDPHVVNTGRPGRGFTLRPGLLLALEPWVMADTDVLVTDADGWTLRSATGARTAHTEHTVAITEHGAEILTLPR from the coding sequence ATGATCGAGATCCTCACCCCCGCCGAGGTCGCCCGAGGCCGGGAGACCGGCGCGCTCGTCGGCCACATCCTGCACACCCTCAAGGGACGCAGCACGGTCGGCACCAACCTCCTCGACATCGACCGGTGGGCCAAGGAGATGATCCTCGGGGCTGGCGCCGTCTCCTGCTACGTCGACTACGCACCGTCGTTCGGGCGCGGACCCTTCGGCCACTACATCTGCACCGCCGTCAACGACGCCGTGCTGCACGGCATGCCGCACGACTACACCCTCGCCGACGGCGACCTGCTCACCCTCGACCTCGCGGTGATCCTCGACGGGATCGCCGCCGACGCCGCCATCAGCTTCGTGGTCGGCCAGACGCAGCCCGCCGAGAGCCTCGCGCTCATCGACGCGACCGAGCGGGCGCTGGCCGCCGGCATCGCCGCAGCGAACCCGGGGGCGCGCATCGGCGACATCTCCCACGCCATCGGCACCGTCCTCGAGGAGGCCGGGTACCCGGTCAACACCGAGTTCGGCGGCCACGGCATCGGCTCGACCATGCACCAGGACCCGCACGTCGTGAACACCGGCCGCCCCGGCCGCGGCTTCACGCTGCGCCCCGGCCTGCTGCTCGCCCTCGAGCCCTGGGTCATGGCCGACACCGACGTGCTCGTCACCGACGCCGACGGCTGGACCCTGCGCTCGGCCACCGGCGCCCGGACCGCCCACACCGAGCACACCGTCGCGATCACCGAGCACGGCGCCGAGATCCTCACGCTGCCGCGGTAG
- a CDS encoding helix-turn-helix domain-containing protein — MVRLPLTPDEIERGQRLGALLRRARGDRSMLTTALDAGVSPETLRKIESGRVATPAFPTIAAIADVLGLSLDEVWAQIRPTSDAGLAEARPA; from the coding sequence ATGGTCAGACTCCCGCTCACCCCCGACGAGATCGAGCGCGGGCAGCGCCTGGGCGCGCTGCTGCGGCGCGCCCGCGGGGACCGTTCGATGCTGACGACCGCGCTCGATGCAGGCGTCTCGCCCGAGACGCTCCGCAAGATCGAGTCCGGCCGCGTCGCCACGCCGGCCTTCCCGACCATCGCCGCGATCGCCGACGTGCTCGGCCTGTCCCTCGACGAGGTGTGGGCGCAGATCCGCCCCACGAGCGACGCCGGCCTGGCCGAGGCCAGACCGGCGTAG
- the rpmF gene encoding 50S ribosomal protein L32 yields MAVPKRKMSRSSTRSRRSQWKTTPVALVPIQVDGRTVEVPRVLVKAVHRGLVDPETLSRLR; encoded by the coding sequence ATGGCCGTCCCGAAGCGGAAGATGTCGCGATCCAGCACCCGGTCCCGCCGGTCGCAGTGGAAGACGACGCCCGTCGCGCTCGTCCCGATCCAGGTCGACGGCCGGACCGTCGAGGTCCCGCGCGTCCTGGTCAAGGCCGTGCACCGTGGTCTCGTCGACCCGGAGACGCTCTCACGCCTGCGCTGA
- the ykgO gene encoding type B 50S ribosomal protein L36 produces the protein MKVRASLRSLKNKDGSIVVRRRGKTYVINKKNPRWKGRQG, from the coding sequence ATGAAGGTCCGTGCGTCGCTGCGCTCGCTCAAGAACAAGGACGGCTCGATCGTCGTCCGGCGCCGCGGCAAGACCTACGTCATCAACAAGAAGAACCCGCGCTGGAAGGGCAGGCAGGGCTGA
- a CDS encoding type B 50S ribosomal protein L31, whose product MKSGIHPDYHPVVYRDASADFAFLTRSTATPAATVVWEDGNTYPVVDVEVSSASHPFYTGNARVVDTAGRVEKFRRRYGQTGAAAAQAEPATATAPAAASDEAAR is encoded by the coding sequence ATGAAGAGCGGGATCCACCCCGACTACCACCCCGTGGTCTACCGAGACGCCTCGGCCGACTTCGCCTTCCTCACGCGCTCGACCGCGACCCCCGCGGCCACCGTCGTGTGGGAGGACGGGAACACCTACCCCGTCGTCGACGTCGAGGTCTCGAGCGCGAGCCACCCCTTCTACACGGGCAACGCCCGCGTGGTCGACACCGCGGGTCGCGTCGAGAAGTTCCGTCGCCGCTACGGCCAGACCGGGGCTGCTGCCGCGCAGGCCGAGCCTGCCACCGCCACCGCCCCGGCGGCCGCGTCTGACGAGGCCGCCCGATGA
- the rpsN gene encoding 30S ribosomal protein S14 gives MAKTSKVAKNHQRRAVVERYAERRAELKQTIASPSTPAGERAAAVDELARQPRDASATRLRNRDVVDGRPRGYHRAFGLSRIRLREMAHRGELPGVTKSSW, from the coding sequence ATGGCCAAGACCAGCAAGGTCGCCAAGAACCACCAGCGTCGCGCCGTCGTCGAGCGCTACGCCGAGCGTCGTGCCGAGCTCAAGCAGACCATCGCGTCCCCGAGCACCCCGGCCGGAGAGCGTGCCGCCGCCGTCGACGAGCTGGCCCGCCAGCCGCGCGACGCCAGCGCCACCCGGCTGCGCAACCGCGACGTCGTCGACGGTCGCCCGCGCGGCTACCACCGCGCGTTCGGGCTCTCACGCATCCGGCTGCGCGAGATGGCGCACCGCGGCGAGCTCCCCGGGGTCACCAAGTCCAGCTGGTGA
- the rpmG gene encoding 50S ribosomal protein L33 — protein MAGKRVDLRPVIKLRSTAGTGFTYVTTKNRRNSPDRLVLAKYDPVVRRHVDFREER, from the coding sequence GTGGCAGGAAAGCGCGTCGACCTTCGACCCGTCATCAAGCTCCGCTCGACGGCGGGCACCGGCTTCACCTACGTGACGACCAAGAACCGTCGCAACAGCCCCGACCGCCTCGTGCTGGCCAAGTACGACCCCGTCGTCCGCCGGCACGTCGACTTCCGAGAGGAGCGCTGA
- the rpmB gene encoding 50S ribosomal protein L28, producing the protein MSAVCQVLGTQPGFGHTISHSHVRTKRRFNPNIQKKRFWVPSLGRHVTLRVSARGLKTIDKLGIDVVAARILARGEKI; encoded by the coding sequence ATGTCAGCCGTCTGCCAGGTCCTTGGCACCCAGCCCGGATTCGGGCACACGATCTCCCACTCGCACGTGCGCACCAAGCGCCGGTTCAACCCGAACATCCAGAAGAAGAGGTTCTGGGTCCCGTCGCTCGGGCGCCACGTCACCCTGCGGGTCAGCGCCCGTGGGCTCAAGACCATCGACAAGCTCGGCATCGACGTCGTCGCTGCCCGCATCCTCGCCCGCGGCGAGAAGATCTAG